From Gemmatimonadota bacterium, a single genomic window includes:
- a CDS encoding UPF0182 family protein codes for MTARRSLVLLVPLFVVVAIAWPSFSTTLSDWWWFKEVGYEVIFTKEIIARMALFLLVGGLTTAIVYGSLRVVRRGLHPLPFAVQLGPNFPPINLSALLRRVSLPLALFLGFLFGSSGAASWETALLALNRTPFGSVDPVFQRDISYYVFLLPAISGVLSILVGLTIVTLLLLFPAYLLRGDITFAPPRAVGMRIEASRHIGTVLGMLFVLWALQLWFVDAPGLLYSTTGPLVGASYTDLHASLPAIRLAAVAALLAAGLVFLGGRQGHLGKYLIRVLGGWMLLAIVTRVLFPLAIQKLIVAPTELTREAPYLQSHIAATRAAWGIDSVESSELAEGGTLSLADLQRNAPTIDNVRLWDRDPLLQTFGQLQEIRTYYDFLSVDDDRYQIDGKLRQVLLSPRELNAASLPTRTFINEHLTFTHGMGLTLGPVNQITAEGLPVLFIKDLPPASSVSLKITRPQIYFGEMNYDFAVVGTAQREFDHPAGEDNVYAAYAGTGGVPIGSFWRRLVLASRFQTSKLLLSGDITNASRILYVRNIRQRVEKALPFLSLDRDPYMVVADNGHLQWILDAYTTTTRYPYSQRLSNGTNYMRNSVKVVLDAYDGSMHAYVTAPTDPLIQTWSRIFPGILLPMEQMPADIRAHIRYPDDLYRMQTALYATYHMDSPDAFYHREDQWAVPEMEEGSSGAVPFMRHIVMRLPGEENAEFVYMVPFTPRGKDNLAAWMVARNDGAAYGKLRAYTFSRQSTVYGPTQIENRINQDTEISRQVSLWDQRGSKVLRGDLLVIPIENSLLYVQPLYLQAEGGKIPELKRVVVAYQTQVVMDESLDGALNTLFGGSGAQRITSDTPAPLAGAPVTTAPPAPTTAALLAEAQRHYDAAMTAQREGNWAKYGEEIKALGQVLAQLRR; via the coding sequence ATGACCGCCCGCCGCTCGCTCGTCCTGTTGGTCCCGCTGTTCGTGGTGGTGGCCATCGCGTGGCCGTCCTTCAGCACGACGCTGTCCGACTGGTGGTGGTTCAAGGAGGTTGGCTACGAGGTGATCTTCACCAAGGAGATCATCGCGCGCATGGCGCTCTTCCTCCTGGTGGGCGGCCTCACCACGGCCATCGTCTATGGCAGCCTGCGGGTGGTGCGCCGCGGCCTCCATCCGCTCCCGTTCGCGGTGCAGCTCGGGCCGAACTTCCCGCCGATCAACCTGTCGGCCCTCCTCCGGCGCGTGTCGCTCCCCCTGGCCCTCTTCCTCGGCTTCCTCTTCGGCAGCAGCGGCGCGGCGTCGTGGGAGACGGCCCTGCTGGCGCTCAATCGGACGCCCTTCGGGAGCGTCGATCCGGTCTTCCAGCGCGACATCTCCTATTACGTCTTCCTGCTCCCCGCCATCAGCGGGGTCCTGTCGATCCTGGTCGGCCTGACGATCGTCACGCTGTTGCTGCTCTTCCCTGCCTACCTGCTTCGCGGCGACATCACCTTCGCGCCGCCACGCGCGGTCGGCATGCGGATCGAGGCATCGCGCCATATCGGCACCGTGCTCGGGATGCTCTTCGTGCTCTGGGCACTTCAACTCTGGTTCGTCGACGCGCCGGGGCTCCTCTACTCCACCACCGGTCCGCTGGTTGGCGCCAGCTACACCGACTTGCACGCGTCGCTTCCGGCAATTCGCCTGGCCGCCGTCGCAGCCCTCCTCGCCGCGGGGCTGGTGTTCCTCGGCGGACGGCAGGGGCATCTCGGCAAGTACCTGATCCGGGTGCTGGGCGGCTGGATGCTCCTCGCCATCGTCACCCGCGTCCTCTTTCCGCTGGCGATCCAGAAGTTGATCGTGGCGCCGACCGAACTGACCCGCGAGGCACCCTACCTGCAGTCCCACATCGCCGCGACGCGCGCGGCGTGGGGCATCGACTCGGTCGAGTCGAGTGAGCTCGCCGAGGGCGGCACGCTGTCGCTGGCCGATTTGCAGCGGAACGCCCCGACCATCGACAACGTCCGGCTCTGGGACCGGGACCCGCTGCTGCAGACCTTCGGGCAGCTGCAGGAAATCCGGACCTACTACGACTTCCTCTCCGTCGATGACGACCGCTACCAGATCGACGGCAAGCTGCGCCAGGTGCTGCTCTCGCCTCGCGAACTGAACGCGGCGTCGCTGCCGACGCGGACCTTCATCAACGAACATCTGACCTTCACGCACGGCATGGGGCTCACCCTCGGTCCGGTGAATCAGATCACCGCCGAGGGTCTGCCGGTCCTCTTCATCAAGGACCTGCCACCGGCATCGAGCGTCTCGCTGAAGATCACCCGTCCGCAGATCTACTTCGGCGAGATGAACTACGACTTCGCCGTCGTCGGCACGGCGCAACGGGAGTTCGACCACCCCGCCGGTGAGGACAACGTCTACGCGGCCTACGCCGGGACCGGCGGGGTGCCGATCGGCTCCTTCTGGCGGCGCCTGGTCCTGGCCTCGCGGTTCCAGACCTCGAAGCTCCTCCTGTCGGGCGACATCACGAACGCCTCCCGCATCCTCTACGTCCGCAACATCAGGCAACGCGTCGAGAAGGCGCTTCCCTTCCTCTCGCTCGACCGCGACCCGTACATGGTGGTGGCCGACAATGGCCACCTGCAGTGGATTCTCGACGCCTACACGACCACGACCCGCTATCCCTACTCGCAGCGACTGTCGAATGGCACCAACTACATGCGCAACAGCGTGAAGGTGGTCCTCGATGCGTATGACGGCTCGATGCACGCCTATGTCACGGCACCAACGGATCCGTTGATCCAGACCTGGAGTCGCATCTTCCCCGGGATCCTGCTGCCGATGGAGCAGATGCCCGCGGACATCCGCGCCCACATCCGCTACCCCGATGATCTCTATCGGATGCAGACCGCCCTGTACGCGACCTACCACATGGATTCGCCCGATGCGTTCTATCATCGCGAGGACCAGTGGGCCGTGCCGGAGATGGAGGAAGGGTCGAGCGGTGCGGTGCCGTTCATGCGCCACATCGTGATGCGGTTGCCGGGGGAGGAGAACGCGGAATTCGTCTACATGGTGCCCTTCACGCCGCGCGGGAAGGACAACCTCGCGGCGTGGATGGTCGCGCGGAATGACGGCGCCGCCTACGGCAAGCTCCGGGCGTACACCTTCTCGCGGCAGAGCACCGTCTACGGGCCGACCCAGATCGAGAATCGCATCAACCAGGACACCGAGATCTCCCGGCAGGTCTCGCTCTGGGACCAGCGCGGCAGCAAGGTGTTGCGCGGCGACCTGTTGGTCATTCCGATCGAGAATTCCCTGCTCTACGTGCAGCCGCTCTACCTGCAGGCCGAGGGCGGCAAGATCCCGGAGCTGAAGCGGGTCGTGGTGGCGTACCAGACGCAGGTGGTGATGGACGAATCGCTGGATGGGGCGCTGAACACGCTCTTCGGCGGCAGCGGGGCGCAGCGGATCACCTCGGACACGCCGGCGCCACTGGCCGGGGCGCCGGTGACCACCGCGCCACCCGCGCCGACCACAGCGGCGCTCCTCGCCGAGGCCCAGCGCCACTACGACGCGGCGATGACCGCGCAACGCGAGGGGAACTGGGCCAAGTACGGCGAGGAGATCAAGGCGTTGGGGCAGGTGCTGGCGCAGTTGCGGCGATGA
- a CDS encoding tyrosine phenol-lyase produces the protein MRHRSWAEPWKIKVVEPIRMTTRAERERHIQDAGYNTFLLRSEEVYIDLLTDSGTSAMSDRQWAGMMMGDEAYAGSRNFYHLEKAVRETYGYEELIPTHQGRGAEHLLSKLLIKPGDHVPGNMYFTTTRLHQELAGATFHDVIIDEAHDPASLHPFKGDVDLVKLDRLVQEVGAERVPYICVAVTVNLAGGQPVSLANLREVSAYCHARGIKVMLDATRAVENAWFIQQREPGLRNHTVAEILRMLCDLTDGATMSGKKDSLVNIGGWLGLRDPALVAKAQNLVVVYEGLHTYGGLAGRDLEAMAIGIGESVEEDYIRSRIGQVYYLGERLQEAGVPIVTPIGGHAVFLDAAAMLPHVPRSQFPAQALAAALYVEGGVRAMERGAVSAGRDPATGENRYPKLELVRLTIPRRVYTQAHMDVVTESVIALYEDRERVHGLEFCYEPEYLRFFQARFEPVGAPKVLDALRPAADEVEPGFALHTGP, from the coding sequence ATGCGCCACCGCAGCTGGGCCGAACCTTGGAAGATCAAGGTTGTCGAGCCGATCCGCATGACCACGCGCGCCGAGCGCGAACGACATATCCAGGACGCCGGCTACAACACCTTCCTGCTCCGCTCTGAGGAGGTCTATATCGACCTCCTCACCGATTCCGGCACCAGCGCGATGTCCGATCGCCAATGGGCCGGGATGATGATGGGCGATGAGGCGTACGCCGGGTCACGGAACTTCTACCACCTCGAGAAGGCGGTCCGCGAGACCTACGGCTACGAAGAGCTGATCCCGACCCATCAGGGGCGCGGTGCCGAGCACCTCCTCTCGAAGCTGCTGATCAAGCCCGGCGACCACGTCCCCGGCAACATGTACTTCACGACCACCCGGCTCCACCAGGAGCTGGCCGGGGCGACCTTCCACGACGTCATCATCGACGAGGCGCACGACCCCGCGTCGCTGCATCCGTTCAAGGGCGACGTCGATCTCGTCAAGCTCGACCGCCTGGTACAGGAGGTTGGCGCCGAGCGGGTCCCCTACATCTGCGTAGCGGTGACGGTGAACCTGGCCGGCGGCCAGCCGGTGAGCCTCGCCAACCTGCGCGAAGTCTCGGCGTACTGCCACGCGCGCGGCATCAAGGTGATGCTCGACGCCACGCGCGCCGTCGAGAACGCGTGGTTCATCCAGCAGCGCGAACCGGGCCTCCGCAACCACACGGTCGCCGAGATTCTGCGCATGCTCTGCGACCTCACCGATGGCGCGACGATGTCCGGGAAGAAGGACTCCCTCGTCAACATCGGCGGTTGGCTGGGTCTCCGCGACCCGGCACTCGTCGCCAAGGCCCAGAACCTTGTCGTCGTCTACGAGGGGCTGCACACCTACGGCGGCCTCGCCGGGCGCGACCTCGAGGCGATGGCGATCGGCATCGGCGAGTCGGTGGAGGAGGACTATATCCGGAGCCGGATCGGGCAGGTGTACTACCTGGGCGAGCGACTGCAGGAGGCTGGCGTGCCGATCGTCACCCCGATCGGCGGGCATGCCGTCTTTCTCGATGCGGCGGCGATGCTCCCGCACGTTCCGCGGAGCCAGTTTCCTGCCCAGGCACTGGCCGCTGCGCTCTACGTCGAGGGCGGCGTGCGGGCGATGGAACGTGGCGCCGTGTCGGCGGGCCGCGACCCCGCGACGGGCGAGAATCGCTATCCGAAGCTCGAGTTGGTTCGACTGACCATCCCGCGACGCGTCTACACGCAGGCGCACATGGACGTGGTCACCGAGAGCGTGATCGCCCTGTACGAGGACCGCGAGCGGGTGCACGGCCTCGAGTTCTGTTACGAGCCGGAGTACCTCCGCTTCTTCCAGGCACGCTTCGAACCGGTCGGCGCACCGAAGGTACTCGACGCCCTGCGCCCGGCTGCTGACGAGGTCGAACCGGGGTTCGCGTTGCACACGGGCCCCTGA
- a CDS encoding DinB family protein, translated as MPASVLVRPATDDYAAYYQRYIELVPPGDLVAILGAQRDELLALMAPISEAGAGYAYAPGKWTIREVIGHLTDTERVFAYRATAFSRGDAAPLPGFDQDAWLPYGEYQQQPLPDVVAEWRAVRDATIALLRAMPAEGLARRGVASDNPVTTLAALTMIPGHVEYHLRLFRERYLPGIG; from the coding sequence ATGCCCGCATCCGTCCTCGTTCGTCCCGCCACCGACGACTATGCCGCCTACTACCAGCGCTACATCGAGCTCGTCCCGCCGGGCGACCTGGTGGCCATCCTCGGGGCCCAGCGTGACGAACTGCTCGCCCTGATGGCTCCGATCAGCGAGGCCGGTGCCGGATATGCCTATGCCCCGGGGAAGTGGACCATCCGCGAGGTGATCGGACACCTCACGGACACCGAGCGGGTCTTCGCCTACCGGGCCACCGCCTTTTCACGCGGTGACGCCGCGCCGCTCCCGGGTTTCGACCAGGACGCCTGGCTGCCGTACGGTGAGTACCAGCAGCAGCCGCTCCCCGACGTGGTGGCCGAGTGGCGCGCGGTGCGCGACGCGACAATCGCGCTGCTCCGCGCGATGCCGGCGGAGGGGCTCGCACGGCGAGGCGTCGCCAGCGACAATCCCGTCACCACGCTGGCGGCGCTCACCATGATTCCCGGGCATGTGGAGTATCACCTCCGCCTATTCCGCGAGCGCTACCTCCCCGGCATCGGCTGA
- a CDS encoding S9 family peptidase, whose amino-acid sequence MRIVRSIALLLLFLPAALPSQSPPASGKKVLGIEDYTRWRSIAGSELSADGKWVVYGLRQVNTLPTDAKPVLRLRNVATGTETEIVDASQPSFSPDGKWLTYLVETQPKKPATPAKDSAVAPPAVTPTPATPPAAGGRGAGGNQVTRRWELRELATGKVQVWQDIASATFSPTARHLVLRRRPATPATGGAPAGGANAARGLDAIVHDLTTGRSLFLGSVNEIGFNKSGELLAYTVDATVRDVNGVYLATLSTGRIEPLDVDTLRYARLTWNDGGTGLAVLKGREVEKMRERSNRLVVFGNLAATRTPAILDPATTAGFPKGFVVTERTTLEWSDDGQKVFLSIMPQTSAPDTARRKSTDSIADVDVWRTQDERIQSQQMIQAESERNRNFRQVFAHPGVYTTLTDSSMRELELPLAGSWAVGRDPRPYISDYKSPAADFYRVNTTTGERIKFLTGQLTGPHVGGISTDGRYFLYWKDAMWQAVELATGTTRTLGATAPRFTNTEFDYPGPKPAYGIASYAADGSGVIVPARYDLWFLPFDGGPARNLTNGVGAKSEIVLRPVRMEPIDSSVRKAARVTRELDLSKPITLSAYGEWTKKAGFYRLANGQLQSLVYEDAAFSTPSRARDADLVLYTRQTFAEYPDLLLAASDLAAPKKISDANPQQNEYRWGRRLLFDYTTKRGVKLQGILALPDDYVTGQKLPMLVTFYEKNSQTMHRYPTPSFLTGMGGMPVEAVSRGYATMLPDVHFHTGSSHSDMLDAVEAATRKVIAMGYVDPKRIGVHGHSYGGEGAAFIGTRSKLFAAVGMGAGVTDLFSDFSQSWGWSYQVSGGSGANGNNYYLFGQGRWGFSPWENPERYHFESALTHVPEVTAPFLIMHGAADPTVSFTEGMNFYNALRFNGKNAVMLAYPGEGHGLSGLANRKDLTIRYFQFFDHYLLGKPAPKWLTDGVPFIAKETMKEPK is encoded by the coding sequence ATGCGAATCGTCCGATCCATCGCGTTGCTCCTGTTGTTCCTCCCAGCCGCACTGCCGTCGCAGTCCCCGCCCGCGTCGGGGAAGAAGGTGCTCGGCATTGAGGACTACACCCGCTGGCGCAGCATCGCCGGCTCCGAGCTCTCGGCCGACGGCAAATGGGTCGTCTATGGCCTGCGGCAGGTGAACACGTTGCCGACCGATGCGAAGCCGGTACTGCGGCTTCGGAATGTCGCCACTGGCACCGAGACGGAGATCGTCGATGCGTCGCAGCCGAGCTTCTCGCCAGACGGGAAGTGGCTGACCTACCTGGTCGAGACGCAGCCGAAGAAGCCCGCGACGCCCGCCAAGGATTCGGCCGTGGCCCCGCCGGCGGTGACGCCGACCCCTGCGACGCCGCCCGCCGCGGGAGGGCGCGGAGCCGGGGGCAACCAGGTCACCCGACGCTGGGAACTGCGTGAGCTCGCCACCGGGAAGGTCCAGGTCTGGCAGGACATCGCCAGTGCGACCTTCTCACCCACCGCGCGGCATCTGGTGCTGCGACGCCGGCCCGCCACGCCCGCGACCGGTGGCGCGCCAGCGGGCGGCGCCAACGCGGCCCGCGGCCTCGATGCGATCGTCCATGACCTCACCACCGGACGCTCGCTCTTTCTCGGCAGCGTGAACGAGATCGGCTTCAACAAGAGCGGCGAGCTGCTCGCCTACACCGTCGATGCGACGGTGCGCGACGTCAACGGCGTCTACCTCGCGACACTGTCCACGGGGCGGATCGAGCCACTCGACGTCGACACGCTGCGCTACGCCCGTCTCACCTGGAATGACGGCGGCACCGGGCTGGCCGTGCTCAAGGGCCGCGAGGTCGAGAAGATGCGCGAGCGGAGCAACCGCCTCGTGGTCTTCGGCAACCTCGCCGCCACGCGCACTCCTGCGATCCTCGACCCGGCCACCACCGCCGGCTTTCCGAAGGGCTTCGTGGTGACGGAGCGGACCACGCTCGAGTGGAGCGATGACGGCCAGAAGGTCTTCCTGAGCATCATGCCGCAGACCTCCGCCCCGGACACCGCGCGCCGCAAGAGCACCGACTCGATTGCCGACGTCGATGTCTGGCGCACCCAGGACGAACGGATCCAGTCGCAGCAGATGATCCAGGCAGAGAGCGAGCGGAACAGGAATTTCCGACAGGTCTTCGCCCATCCGGGTGTCTACACCACGTTGACCGATTCGAGCATGCGCGAGCTCGAGCTGCCGCTGGCCGGCAGCTGGGCGGTCGGCCGCGACCCGCGTCCGTACATCTCCGACTACAAGAGCCCCGCCGCCGATTTCTATCGGGTCAACACCACCACCGGGGAGCGGATCAAATTCCTCACCGGCCAGCTCACCGGCCCGCATGTGGGGGGCATCTCCACGGATGGCCGGTACTTCCTGTACTGGAAGGACGCGATGTGGCAGGCGGTTGAGCTCGCGACCGGCACCACGCGTACCCTCGGGGCCACCGCCCCGCGCTTCACCAACACCGAGTTCGATTACCCCGGGCCGAAGCCCGCCTACGGCATCGCCTCGTATGCCGCGGACGGGAGCGGGGTGATCGTGCCGGCGCGCTACGATCTCTGGTTCCTGCCGTTCGACGGTGGGCCCGCGCGCAACCTGACCAACGGCGTCGGCGCCAAGTCGGAGATCGTGCTGCGGCCCGTGCGCATGGAGCCCATCGACTCCTCCGTCCGCAAGGCCGCCCGCGTCACGCGCGAGCTCGATCTCTCGAAGCCGATCACGCTGTCGGCCTACGGCGAATGGACCAAGAAGGCGGGATTCTACCGGCTCGCCAACGGGCAGCTGCAGTCGCTGGTGTACGAGGACGCGGCGTTCTCGACGCCGAGCCGAGCGCGCGATGCCGACCTGGTGCTCTACACGCGGCAGACGTTCGCCGAGTATCCAGACTTGCTGCTCGCCGCGAGCGACCTCGCGGCTCCGAAGAAGATCAGCGACGCCAACCCGCAGCAGAACGAGTACCGCTGGGGACGCCGCCTGCTGTTCGACTACACCACCAAGCGGGGCGTGAAGCTGCAGGGGATCCTGGCCCTTCCCGATGACTATGTCACCGGCCAGAAGCTGCCGATGCTGGTCACCTTCTACGAGAAGAACTCGCAGACGATGCACCGCTACCCGACGCCCTCCTTCCTCACGGGGATGGGCGGGATGCCGGTGGAGGCGGTGAGCCGCGGCTATGCGACGATGCTGCCGGACGTGCACTTCCACACCGGCTCGTCGCACAGCGACATGCTGGACGCCGTCGAAGCCGCCACCCGGAAGGTGATCGCGATGGGCTACGTCGACCCGAAGCGGATCGGCGTGCACGGCCACAGCTATGGCGGCGAAGGCGCCGCCTTCATCGGGACGCGTTCGAAGCTCTTCGCCGCCGTGGGGATGGGCGCGGGCGTCACCGATCTCTTCAGCGACTTCTCCCAGAGCTGGGGCTGGAGCTACCAGGTCAGCGGCGGGAGCGGCGCCAACGGCAACAACTACTACCTCTTCGGGCAGGGCCGCTGGGGCTTCTCACCCTGGGAAAACCCGGAGCGGTATCACTTCGAGTCGGCGTTGACGCACGTTCCGGAAGTGACGGCACCATTCCTGATCATGCATGGCGCCGCCGACCCGACGGTGTCGTTCACGGAAGGGATGAACTTCTACAACGCCCTTCGCTTCAACGGGAAGAACGCGGTGATGCTTGCGTATCCCGGCGAAGGGCACGGGTTGAGCGGCCTGGCCAATCGGAAGGACCTGACCATCCGCTACTTCCAGTTCTTTGACCACTACCTGCTCGGCAAGCCGGCTCCGAAGTGGCTGACCGATGGCGTGCCGTTCATCGCCAAGGAGACGATGAAAGAACCGAAGTAA